One genomic region from Terriglobus aquaticus encodes:
- the lipB gene encoding lipoyl(octanoyl) transferase LipB: MSFVHLLQLGRVSYAEGLRVQRELIAARKAGAIADTLVLLEHPPVLTLGRNAKRENVLASDDLLCARGVEIHEINRGGDVTYHGPGQLVGYPIVDLRGDLPGKKGPHLGPVDYVRLLEEVLIRACREFGVPAQRIAGRTGVWTVGGGSVLEKKIAAIGVHVSCGITSHGFALNVTTDLRDFDWIVPCGITDRVPTSLENEVDDPPALAPTMENARNVVSRCLGGVFGRQMLHAESLEHLLQRAAASSQ; this comes from the coding sequence ATGAGCTTCGTTCATCTCCTGCAGCTTGGACGTGTTTCGTATGCCGAGGGGCTGCGCGTGCAACGGGAGCTGATCGCAGCGCGCAAGGCTGGTGCCATTGCGGACACGCTGGTGTTGCTGGAGCATCCGCCCGTGCTAACGCTGGGGCGCAATGCGAAGCGCGAGAACGTGCTGGCGAGCGATGACCTGCTGTGCGCGCGTGGCGTGGAGATTCACGAGATCAATCGCGGCGGCGACGTGACGTATCACGGGCCGGGACAGTTGGTCGGCTATCCCATTGTCGATCTGCGCGGCGACCTGCCCGGGAAGAAGGGGCCGCACCTTGGACCGGTGGACTATGTCCGCCTGCTGGAAGAGGTGCTGATCCGCGCCTGCCGCGAGTTCGGCGTTCCCGCGCAGCGGATCGCGGGCCGCACGGGCGTGTGGACGGTGGGCGGCGGGTCGGTGCTGGAGAAGAAGATTGCGGCGATCGGCGTACATGTGTCGTGCGGCATCACGTCGCACGGCTTCGCTCTGAACGTGACAACCGACCTGCGCGATTTCGACTGGATCGTGCCGTGCGGCATTACGGACCGCGTGCCCACGTCGCTGGAGAACGAGGTGGATGATCCGCCCGCGCTGGCGCCGACCATGGAGAACGCGCGCAACGTGGTGAGCCGCTGCCTCGGCGGCGTGTTTGGGCGGCAGATGCTGCATGCCGAGTCGCTGGAGCATCTGCTGCAGCGCGCGGCGGCTAGCTCGCAGTAG
- a CDS encoding HipA family kinase, which yields MLVAVTAVQTIRRMRGGAQSQLMLGADGRLWVVKFRNNPQGERVLANELIATRLAEAVGLSVPQTDVIDVSAWLVENSPEMWVDAAAGRGARERCAAGLAFGSLFVGGLMPGHVVDYLPEDMLPEVRNVQEFAGMLCLDKWTGNANGRQAVFHRKPRERKYRATFIDQGFCFNANGWSFPDSPLRGVYQRNRVYEAVTGWESFEPWLGRIEAMEADALFRIAEEAPPEWYGGDTAPLERLMEQLLHRRGRVRELIEAFRDSDRQPFPNWGARKSFAVAGQFGEEAMLSNVEAKYVM from the coding sequence ATGCTCGTGGCGGTCACGGCGGTACAGACCATTCGGAGGATGCGAGGCGGAGCGCAAAGCCAGTTGATGCTGGGTGCGGACGGCCGGCTGTGGGTCGTCAAGTTTCGCAACAATCCGCAGGGCGAGCGCGTTCTGGCGAATGAGCTGATCGCGACGCGGCTGGCCGAGGCAGTTGGTCTGTCGGTGCCACAGACCGATGTTATCGACGTGAGCGCGTGGCTCGTGGAGAACTCGCCGGAGATGTGGGTGGATGCTGCGGCTGGTCGTGGAGCGCGCGAACGTTGCGCGGCTGGGCTGGCGTTTGGATCGCTGTTCGTTGGCGGGCTGATGCCCGGCCACGTGGTGGACTACCTGCCGGAAGATATGTTGCCGGAGGTGCGCAATGTGCAGGAGTTTGCCGGGATGTTGTGCCTGGACAAGTGGACTGGCAATGCGAACGGGCGGCAGGCGGTGTTTCACCGCAAGCCACGCGAACGCAAGTATCGCGCGACGTTCATCGACCAGGGCTTCTGTTTCAACGCGAACGGGTGGAGCTTTCCGGACAGCCCATTGCGCGGCGTGTATCAGCGCAACCGCGTGTACGAGGCGGTCACGGGTTGGGAGAGCTTCGAGCCGTGGCTGGGACGCATTGAGGCGATGGAGGCGGACGCGCTGTTCCGCATTGCGGAGGAGGCTCCGCCGGAGTGGTACGGCGGCGATACGGCGCCGCTGGAACGCCTGATGGAGCAGTTACTGCATCGGCGCGGACGGGTGCGCGAACTGATCGAGGCGTTTCGCGATTCGGATCGCCAGCCATTCCCGAATTGGGGCGCGAGGAAGAGTTTCGCAGTGGCCGGGCAGTTCGGGGAGGAAGCGATGCTGTCTAATGTTGAGGCCAAGTACGTGATGTAG
- a CDS encoding phage portal protein translates to MGAVTRLQGALRTLREKHPAQQQHTPEPPAAARALPALLQPWRPQGVGALPKPTAANLRRMAEQPVVRRAINLVKDRVVNMRWQVSLKPDRKRDKNTDAREAVLLRLMDAPNPQDSFRTLIEPVLEDVIVGGFGSVEIEHTDDPDEPLRLWPIDGAAIQVDAAWNGDPAVPRYAYAANPFSPSEAKPLLNGELMYIRLNPRTHTPLGLGRVEVAFDTVNQFLTAHRYAGRLASNSVVQYALWLDEATPAQHERLIRWWQDEVEGTGQVPILSTDSKPEVLRFGQGTDADLRLEWQQFLVRVIANAFDMPPMFLGLQEDVNRSTATEMSAQSFESAVLPVASLLADHITRDVFDRALGWDEFRFEFVTEARDEATVISQQVQLLSAGILTVDEVRAQRGLPPMVAAAGQPASNEPSTEEDDAEPNG, encoded by the coding sequence TTGGGTGCTGTAACCCGATTGCAAGGTGCGCTGCGCACCCTGCGAGAGAAACATCCCGCGCAGCAGCAACACACGCCTGAGCCGCCGGCAGCGGCGCGTGCCCTGCCCGCGCTGCTGCAGCCCTGGCGGCCGCAGGGCGTAGGCGCGCTGCCCAAGCCAACGGCCGCAAACCTGCGCCGCATGGCAGAGCAGCCGGTGGTGCGGCGCGCGATCAACCTGGTGAAAGACCGCGTGGTCAACATGCGGTGGCAGGTGTCGCTGAAGCCGGACCGGAAGCGTGATAAGAACACCGATGCGCGCGAGGCTGTGCTGCTGCGGCTGATGGACGCGCCAAATCCACAGGACAGCTTTCGCACGCTGATCGAGCCGGTGCTGGAAGACGTGATCGTCGGCGGCTTCGGATCGGTGGAGATCGAACACACGGACGATCCGGACGAGCCGTTGCGGCTGTGGCCGATCGACGGGGCGGCCATCCAGGTGGACGCGGCGTGGAACGGCGATCCGGCGGTGCCACGATATGCCTATGCGGCCAACCCGTTCAGCCCGTCGGAAGCGAAGCCGCTGCTGAACGGCGAGCTGATGTACATCCGGCTGAACCCGCGCACGCACACGCCGCTCGGCCTGGGCCGCGTAGAAGTGGCGTTCGACACGGTGAACCAGTTCCTGACCGCGCACCGCTACGCCGGCCGGCTGGCCAGCAACAGCGTGGTGCAGTATGCGTTGTGGCTGGACGAGGCGACACCAGCGCAGCATGAGCGGCTGATCCGGTGGTGGCAGGACGAGGTAGAAGGCACAGGGCAGGTGCCGATCCTGTCGACCGACTCCAAGCCTGAAGTCCTGCGGTTTGGACAGGGGACGGACGCGGACCTGCGCCTGGAGTGGCAGCAGTTTCTGGTGCGTGTGATCGCTAACGCCTTCGATATGCCGCCCATGTTTCTGGGTCTGCAGGAGGATGTCAACCGGTCCACGGCGACAGAGATGAGCGCGCAGAGCTTTGAAAGTGCGGTCTTGCCAGTGGCCTCGCTGCTGGCCGATCACATCACCCGGGATGTCTTCGACCGGGCGCTGGGGTGGGACGAATTCCGCTTTGAGTTTGTCACGGAGGCGCGGGACGAAGCGACGGTGATCTCGCAGCAGGTGCAACTGCTGAGCGCGGGCATTTTGACCGTGGATGAGGTGCGGGCGCAGCGCGGTTTGCCGCCCATGGTAGCCGCGGCCGGCCAGCCCGCAAGCAACGAACCATCAACCGAGGAGGACGATGCAGAACCGAATGGCTGA
- a CDS encoding DUF3037 domain-containing protein — translation MPARIPCEFFLLRYVPDAVKNEFVNIGVLLREAGRVETTRVKLTRDWSRVRCMDPDADTALLESMEAELATRIRDGGYASKPAMQLLEESLSTGVQMSEGRGALAESVAAEMEQLMRLYVEPVREKKARRVSGRAAIVNGMRSEFERAGVWDLMRKRIPASEYTRPGDPLRLDCGYRFAPQSVRDGAPDLDGGAAMERGMVRIFHAVSLEGDLEAAKVLSYSAARLRAGVERVERAALDLAAVVEPLRSVTGDDSEAADRYRFGVETMEEAAIRVVTLSDLARVAETARRELRV, via the coding sequence ATGCCGGCACGCATTCCATGTGAGTTCTTTCTGCTCCGCTATGTTCCGGATGCGGTGAAGAACGAATTCGTGAACATCGGCGTTCTGCTGCGGGAGGCCGGCCGCGTGGAAACGACGCGGGTAAAGCTGACGCGCGACTGGAGCCGGGTTCGCTGCATGGATCCGGATGCCGACACGGCGCTGCTGGAGTCGATGGAGGCGGAGCTGGCCACGCGCATCCGCGATGGTGGCTACGCCTCGAAGCCCGCGATGCAGTTGCTGGAAGAGTCGCTGTCGACCGGCGTGCAGATGAGCGAGGGCCGCGGTGCCCTGGCCGAATCAGTTGCCGCGGAGATGGAGCAGTTGATGCGGCTGTACGTGGAGCCCGTGCGCGAGAAAAAGGCGCGCCGGGTGAGCGGGCGTGCCGCGATTGTGAACGGGATGCGGTCGGAGTTCGAACGCGCTGGCGTGTGGGATCTGATGCGCAAGCGGATCCCGGCGAGCGAGTACACTCGGCCGGGCGACCCTCTGCGCCTGGACTGCGGATATCGCTTTGCGCCGCAAAGTGTGCGGGACGGCGCACCGGACCTGGACGGCGGCGCCGCGATGGAACGAGGCATGGTTCGCATCTTTCACGCGGTTTCGCTGGAAGGCGACCTGGAAGCGGCAAAGGTGCTCAGCTACTCCGCCGCGCGGCTGCGTGCCGGGGTGGAGCGAGTGGAGCGCGCGGCGCTGGATTTGGCTGCGGTGGTGGAGCCCCTGCGCAGCGTGACGGGGGACGACTCCGAGGCGGCGGACCGGTACCGCTTTGGCGTGGAGACGATGGAGGAAGCGGCCATTCGCGTGGTTACGTTGAGCGACCTGGCGCGCGTTGCCGAGACGGCACGGCGGGAACTGCGAGTGTAG
- a CDS encoding type II toxin-antitoxin system HicB family antitoxin → MRHEFSAVIERDGDWFVAWSPEMPGANGQGKTLEECRDNLSEAIALLLEDRREDGLRGVPPDALIQTVQVA, encoded by the coding sequence ATGCGTCATGAATTCAGTGCAGTGATCGAGCGGGATGGTGACTGGTTTGTTGCCTGGTCGCCCGAAATGCCCGGTGCAAATGGGCAAGGCAAAACGCTGGAAGAGTGCCGAGACAATCTTTCTGAGGCGATTGCTTTACTGCTGGAGGACCGCCGCGAGGATGGCTTGCGCGGCGTTCCTCCGGACGCGCTGATTCAAACGGTTCAGGTCGCGTGA
- a CDS encoding terminase, with amino-acid sequence MASRKSTAKVVENAAREVEGASTERTEWGGSALRQRVATAEGRIALAEDLLRIRTKMGGVEPLRANAAQMLFEQHHRRESIVLKARQMGLSTWIAGRFFLRAMALPGTVTVHVAHTREAATALFRMVGRMWANLPEDMRANQAKLLRNNAGEMVFAAGDSEIRVVSAAEPNAGRGLTIHQLHVSELSRWQGDAAETLAGLRAALAPGGELVMESTPNGAFGCFYEQWVAAERNGVTRHFFPWWIEPGYVSQRAVDTDSLSEDEAALMSGPAALRLEQIAFRRELAERYGPLRLQEFAEDPATCFRESGACVFESRVLLRRMAALRGPIERRRNGAVEIYWPPQPGRRYVVAIDPAGGGEDSDFSTAQVVDRASGMQCAEMQARFNPRDTARAAAELAREYGGALLVVERNNHGAAVMAYLERESGFQLYRGPDGDLGWLTTSASRDSMLGALQVLLSNEAALVQSGRLLTECRSFVDKKGRMEAAAGAHDDLVMAMAIAQAVRREGRKRE; translated from the coding sequence ATGGCCAGCCGTAAGAGCACAGCGAAGGTCGTAGAGAACGCGGCCCGTGAGGTGGAAGGCGCTAGCACTGAGAGGACCGAGTGGGGCGGTTCGGCGCTGCGGCAGCGCGTTGCGACGGCAGAAGGCCGGATCGCCCTGGCGGAGGACTTACTCCGGATCCGCACCAAGATGGGCGGGGTGGAGCCTCTGCGTGCCAACGCGGCGCAGATGCTGTTTGAACAGCACCACAGGCGCGAAAGCATCGTGCTGAAGGCGCGGCAAATGGGGCTGAGCACGTGGATTGCGGGCCGCTTCTTTCTTCGGGCCATGGCGCTGCCGGGCACCGTAACGGTACACGTGGCGCACACGCGCGAGGCGGCCACCGCGCTGTTTCGCATGGTCGGACGCATGTGGGCGAACCTGCCCGAGGACATGCGTGCCAACCAAGCCAAGCTCCTGCGCAACAACGCGGGAGAGATGGTGTTTGCGGCGGGCGATTCGGAGATTCGCGTGGTGAGCGCGGCCGAGCCGAATGCGGGGCGTGGCCTGACGATCCATCAGTTGCACGTGAGTGAGCTGTCGCGGTGGCAGGGTGATGCGGCGGAGACGCTGGCAGGCCTGCGCGCGGCGCTCGCTCCGGGCGGCGAGCTGGTGATGGAGTCGACACCCAACGGTGCCTTCGGCTGCTTTTATGAGCAGTGGGTCGCGGCCGAGCGCAATGGTGTGACACGGCACTTCTTTCCGTGGTGGATCGAGCCCGGGTATGTGTCGCAGCGAGCGGTGGATACCGATTCGCTGAGCGAGGATGAGGCTGCGCTGATGAGCGGGCCGGCGGCGCTGCGGCTGGAGCAGATCGCGTTTCGACGCGAGCTGGCGGAGCGATACGGCCCGCTGCGGTTGCAGGAGTTCGCGGAGGATCCGGCGACGTGCTTCCGCGAGAGTGGAGCCTGTGTATTTGAGTCGCGGGTCCTGCTGCGACGCATGGCGGCGCTGCGCGGACCGATCGAACGGCGTCGGAATGGCGCGGTGGAGATCTACTGGCCACCGCAGCCGGGACGGCGGTATGTGGTGGCCATCGACCCTGCGGGCGGCGGCGAGGACAGCGACTTCAGCACCGCCCAGGTGGTCGATCGTGCGTCCGGCATGCAGTGCGCGGAGATGCAGGCGCGGTTCAATCCGCGGGACACGGCGAGAGCGGCGGCCGAATTGGCGCGGGAGTATGGAGGTGCGCTCTTGGTGGTGGAGCGCAACAATCATGGCGCGGCGGTGATGGCGTACCTGGAGCGGGAGTCGGGCTTTCAACTCTATCGCGGTCCGGACGGCGACCTGGGATGGCTGACCACTTCGGCATCGCGCGACAGCATGCTGGGTGCTTTGCAAGTGTTGCTGAGCAACGAAGCGGCGCTGGTGCAGAGCGGCCGTTTGCTGACGGAGTGCCGCAGCTTTGTGGACAAGAAGGGTCGCATGGAGGCAGCCGCCGGGGCCCACGACGACCTGGTGATGGCGATGGCGATCGCGCAGGCGGTGCGGCGGGAGGGTAGGAAGAGGGAGTAG
- the lpdA gene encoding dihydrolipoyl dehydrogenase yields the protein MAARRVESFVAETVFDVAVIGGGPAGYSCAFRAAQYGLKVALIEKSDKLGGTCLHVGCVPTKAMLFSAEIFDHAKEGGMYGIDNIGAGTINWPQVLKRKNEIISKHTNGLQYLVKKNKVTLVRGYGKLNGGAKGGVFSVDVDNDGQKSQVQAKKVVLASGSDARMIPGLQADETILTNVEILSLDKMPKSLAVIGSGAVGVEFASVFNSFNVPVTIIEMADRLVPAEDAEVSKEFARQYKKRGINFHTSALMDKVEKVEGGAKVHFKTSDGKDQVLEVEKVLIAIGRAPRTANVGLETVKVEMDRTSVKVDDHFETTEPGLYAIGDIVAGLPLLAHGGAMAGAVAAAHMAGKPYKPVTRNRIPACTYCEPQIGSVGLNEAMAREMAEKNGWKIKVGKFPLAGNSKATILNAHDGFVKVIADETYGEVLGVHIIGPYATELIQEAVLAIEAEVTIDELMFTQHPHPTLSESLLDGFASVKGMSLNA from the coding sequence CTGGCCGCGCGAAGAGTGGAGAGTTTCGTGGCAGAGACAGTGTTCGATGTGGCCGTGATCGGCGGTGGTCCGGCGGGGTATTCGTGTGCGTTTCGCGCGGCGCAGTATGGCCTGAAGGTCGCGCTGATTGAGAAGAGCGACAAGCTGGGTGGAACGTGCCTGCACGTGGGCTGCGTGCCGACGAAGGCGATGCTGTTTTCGGCGGAGATCTTCGATCACGCCAAGGAAGGCGGCATGTACGGCATCGATAACATCGGCGCCGGCACGATCAACTGGCCGCAGGTGTTGAAGCGCAAGAACGAGATCATCAGCAAGCACACCAACGGCCTGCAGTACCTGGTGAAGAAGAACAAGGTCACGCTGGTGCGCGGCTACGGCAAGCTGAACGGCGGCGCGAAGGGTGGCGTGTTCTCGGTGGACGTGGACAACGACGGCCAGAAGTCGCAGGTGCAGGCGAAGAAGGTCGTGCTGGCCAGCGGTTCCGACGCGCGCATGATCCCCGGTCTGCAGGCGGATGAGACCATCCTGACCAACGTGGAGATCCTGTCGCTGGACAAGATGCCGAAGTCGCTGGCCGTGATCGGTTCGGGCGCGGTGGGCGTTGAGTTCGCGAGCGTCTTCAACAGCTTCAACGTGCCGGTCACCATCATCGAGATGGCCGACCGACTGGTGCCGGCCGAGGACGCGGAAGTGAGCAAGGAGTTTGCGCGGCAGTACAAGAAGCGCGGTATCAACTTCCACACCAGCGCCCTGATGGACAAGGTGGAAAAGGTGGAGGGCGGCGCCAAGGTCCACTTCAAGACGTCGGACGGCAAGGACCAGGTGCTCGAGGTGGAGAAGGTGCTGATCGCCATCGGCCGCGCACCGCGCACCGCCAACGTGGGCCTGGAGACCGTGAAGGTCGAGATGGATCGCACGTCGGTCAAGGTGGACGATCACTTCGAGACGACGGAGCCGGGGCTGTACGCGATTGGAGACATCGTCGCCGGTCTGCCGCTGCTCGCACACGGCGGAGCCATGGCGGGTGCCGTGGCCGCGGCGCACATGGCGGGCAAGCCGTACAAGCCCGTCACGCGCAACCGCATTCCGGCGTGCACCTATTGCGAGCCGCAGATCGGTTCCGTGGGCCTGAACGAGGCGATGGCGCGCGAAATGGCCGAGAAGAACGGCTGGAAGATCAAGGTGGGCAAGTTCCCGCTGGCCGGCAATTCAAAGGCGACGATCCTGAACGCGCACGACGGCTTTGTGAAGGTAATCGCGGACGAGACTTACGGCGAGGTGCTGGGCGTGCACATCATCGGGCCGTACGCCACGGAGCTGATCCAGGAGGCGGTGCTGGCGATCGAGGCGGAGGTGACCATCGACGAACTGATGTTCACGCAGCACCCGCACCCCACGCTGAGCGAGAGCCTGCTGGACGGATTCGCGAGCGTAAAGGGCATGAGCCTGAACGCGTAG
- a CDS encoding SGNH/GDSL hydrolase family protein, with protein sequence MHAGAARWLPFVFAAGLLFAATVEGQTLGMPALTTGDCATTSTGSVQCTKTRGVGFAPSATTDTTNAANIVSGRLRGTQMPASSNGTILYRSYAYTSTSYANDYTTVGTAPAIDAVGHLQFNSTAGSVTGQQAVVSSVVTNSENWAMKATFVLGTVGSSGSPAGGYGLVLGAKSVNPNAPQGMLLNYSTSAGALSISTFSGTGQGSSPLASVALPTPSVGDTVTLVFARRGATMYGIAQNGGAVTTVQWTDPLRGTSGNSILPNTSQFAVLDFGGTYTMTNLAITENSASNPNLCILGDSKTDGVGAFTMSSRWASMIDQYGPVDVFAGGGDMTAQVLAAFPVLVQKGCSTVVLASPFYNDLGWGTATATWQANYSSVVSQAKAAGMKVIHMLSIPTSNGQVNATAANAWVSQTYGPSGAGDTVVDPSVNFNASTMLIGDGIHPNYLGYAVVAADFVAQSGLTAAAGPVTYTVPSPLALYGQP encoded by the coding sequence ATGCACGCAGGGGCAGCCAGGTGGCTGCCTTTTGTCTTTGCGGCCGGCCTGCTGTTCGCGGCAACGGTCGAAGGGCAGACGCTTGGGATGCCGGCGCTGACGACCGGCGATTGCGCGACGACCTCGACCGGATCGGTTCAGTGTACGAAGACCAGAGGCGTCGGATTTGCGCCTAGTGCGACCACGGACACGACCAATGCGGCGAACATTGTGAGCGGCAGACTGCGCGGCACGCAGATGCCCGCGAGCAGCAACGGAACGATCCTGTACCGCAGCTACGCCTATACAAGCACGAGCTATGCGAACGACTACACCACGGTGGGCACTGCGCCCGCCATTGATGCGGTGGGTCATCTGCAGTTCAACTCGACGGCCGGCTCGGTCACGGGGCAGCAAGCGGTGGTCAGCTCGGTGGTGACGAACAGTGAGAACTGGGCGATGAAAGCCACGTTTGTGCTGGGGACGGTGGGCAGCTCCGGGAGCCCGGCTGGTGGATACGGCCTGGTGCTTGGCGCAAAGAGCGTGAACCCGAACGCGCCACAGGGCATGTTGCTGAACTACTCCACTTCGGCTGGCGCGCTTTCGATCAGCACATTCTCCGGAACCGGCCAGGGATCTTCGCCGCTGGCCAGTGTGGCGTTGCCAACACCGTCTGTGGGGGACACGGTGACCCTGGTGTTTGCGCGGCGCGGCGCGACGATGTACGGCATTGCGCAGAACGGTGGAGCCGTGACGACGGTGCAGTGGACCGATCCTCTGCGCGGCACCAGCGGTAACAGCATCCTGCCGAACACATCGCAGTTTGCCGTTTTGGATTTCGGCGGCACGTACACGATGACGAATCTTGCGATCACCGAGAACAGCGCTTCAAACCCGAACCTGTGCATCCTGGGTGACAGCAAGACCGACGGTGTGGGTGCGTTCACCATGAGTTCGCGGTGGGCGAGCATGATCGACCAGTACGGCCCCGTGGACGTGTTCGCGGGCGGTGGCGACATGACCGCGCAGGTGCTGGCCGCATTCCCGGTGCTGGTGCAGAAAGGCTGTTCCACGGTCGTGCTGGCGTCGCCCTTCTACAACGACCTGGGATGGGGGACAGCGACTGCAACTTGGCAGGCGAACTACTCCAGCGTTGTAAGCCAGGCAAAGGCCGCGGGCATGAAGGTGATTCACATGCTGTCGATCCCGACCTCAAATGGGCAGGTGAATGCGACGGCTGCGAACGCCTGGGTGAGCCAGACGTATGGGCCGAGCGGCGCGGGAGACACGGTGGTCGATCCTTCCGTGAACTTCAACGCGAGCACCATGCTGATCGGCGACGGCATTCACCCGAACTACCTGGGCTATGCGGTGGTGGCGGCGGACTTCGTCGCGCAATCGGGGCTGACGGCGGCGGCAGGACCGGTGACCTACACGGTGCCGTCACCGCTGGCGCTGTATGGCCAGCCGTAA
- a CDS encoding RNA polymerase sigma factor, with product MNQTVPAAKILTMPTRSNAGDSAAPAGSPVWSTEGNLAKAVAFLHASASTESQPVAVPRSPLRVVITPQTAFYRKYTEAMLRRYGAMALQKGRVPSLLGRELFRGKVTSYRIHGFDDVIIFVADVERCLKLLSPEQQRLIVRVAVQEYTLAETASMLRWSMRSTQRRYHEALDELTAIFQKRGLMQQVPGISDALLKSCQEEETGGVAVSYAE from the coding sequence GTGAACCAGACCGTTCCCGCTGCCAAGATCCTGACCATGCCCACACGTTCCAACGCCGGCGACAGTGCCGCGCCGGCCGGATCACCGGTTTGGTCAACCGAGGGGAACCTGGCCAAGGCGGTCGCCTTCCTGCACGCGTCTGCGTCCACGGAGTCGCAACCGGTCGCCGTCCCACGGTCGCCGCTGCGAGTTGTCATCACACCGCAGACGGCGTTCTACCGCAAGTACACCGAGGCCATGCTGCGACGCTATGGCGCCATGGCGCTGCAGAAGGGCCGCGTTCCCAGCCTGCTGGGGCGCGAGCTGTTCCGGGGCAAGGTGACCAGCTACCGCATTCACGGCTTCGACGATGTGATCATCTTTGTCGCCGACGTGGAGCGTTGCCTGAAGCTGCTCTCCCCGGAGCAGCAGCGGCTGATCGTGCGCGTTGCCGTGCAGGAGTACACCTTGGCGGAGACTGCGTCGATGTTGCGGTGGAGCATGCGGTCCACGCAGCGCCGGTACCACGAGGCGCTGGATGAACTGACCGCGATCTTTCAGAAGCGTGGCCTGATGCAGCAGGTGCCGGGCATTTCCGATGCCCTGCTGAAATCCTGTCAAGAGGAAGAAACTGGAGGCGTCGCCGTAAGCTACGCCGAATGA